From a region of the Myxococcus guangdongensis genome:
- a CDS encoding alpha/beta fold hydrolase, which translates to MRARSSRVSRIVYTRRMSKTVSTRNNVQVIGRGDDVLVFAHGFGTNHTAWRHQVSAFEDTHRIVLFDHVGTHGTDLEDYSPHRYAGLESYSLDLLEVLESVKARNVFYVGHSMSGMIGLLAGLVRPQYFRGMLFIGASPRYLNSPDFKGGFERQDIDALYRTIEQHFEAWASGFAQAAMGPSATPEMVKDFTSSLLSLRPDIALGVIRLIFESDYREQITRLTVPTWVVQPRNDFAVPIAVGEYLARSLPSGNIRYVPNEGHLPHLSAPDEVNQLIAEALATSALAAA; encoded by the coding sequence ATGCGGGCTCGGTCGTCCCGGGTGTCCCGCATCGTCTACACTCGCCGCATGTCCAAGACGGTCTCCACTCGAAACAATGTGCAGGTCATTGGCCGAGGCGACGACGTGCTGGTCTTCGCCCACGGCTTCGGGACCAATCACACCGCGTGGCGCCACCAGGTGAGCGCCTTCGAGGACACGCACCGCATCGTCCTGTTCGACCATGTGGGCACCCATGGCACGGACCTGGAGGACTACAGCCCGCATCGCTATGCCGGCCTGGAGAGCTACTCGCTGGACCTGCTCGAGGTGCTCGAGTCGGTCAAGGCGCGCAACGTGTTCTACGTGGGCCACTCGATGAGCGGCATGATTGGGCTGCTCGCGGGGCTGGTCCGCCCACAGTACTTCCGGGGCATGCTCTTCATCGGCGCCTCGCCTCGCTACCTCAACTCCCCCGACTTCAAGGGCGGGTTCGAGCGCCAGGACATCGACGCGCTGTACAGGACCATCGAGCAGCACTTCGAGGCCTGGGCCAGCGGCTTCGCGCAGGCCGCCATGGGCCCCTCCGCCACGCCAGAGATGGTCAAGGACTTCACCTCCTCCCTCCTGTCGCTGCGTCCCGACATCGCCCTGGGCGTGATTCGCCTCATCTTCGAGTCGGACTACCGCGAGCAGATCACCCGGCTGACGGTCCCCACCTGGGTCGTCCAGCCGCGCAACGACTTCGCCGTCCCCATCGCGGTGGGCGAGTACCTGGCCAGGAGCCTGCCGAGCGGCAACATCCGCTACGTGCCCAACGAGGGGCACCTGCCGCACTTGAGCGCGCCCGACGAGGTCAACCAGCTCATCGCGGAAGCCCTCGCGACAAGCGCCCTCGCGGCGGCGTGA
- a CDS encoding Na+/H+ antiporter subunit E — protein MDTGDARASAEEGRSRTPRLDVGAWKSAVARVVFLALTWWALCDGDPSSLTFGLVVVGVVSAVSFVLSPPRRHAWTPLSVAGFALFFLKGSVHGGFDVAKRALSPSLPISPVFVRYPMRLPQGAPQTLFRITLSLMPGTLNADVEGEELVVHALVDRGEVIHHELEDLERRVRRLFGLEPSPPPPEGAHA, from the coding sequence GTGGATACTGGAGACGCGCGCGCGAGCGCGGAGGAGGGCCGGAGTCGGACGCCTCGGCTGGACGTGGGTGCCTGGAAGAGCGCGGTGGCGCGCGTCGTCTTCCTGGCCCTGACGTGGTGGGCGCTGTGTGACGGCGACCCGAGCAGCCTGACGTTCGGCCTGGTGGTGGTGGGCGTCGTGTCCGCGGTGAGCTTCGTGTTGAGCCCGCCGCGTCGCCATGCGTGGACGCCGCTGAGCGTGGCGGGCTTCGCGCTCTTCTTCCTGAAGGGCTCGGTGCACGGTGGCTTCGACGTGGCGAAGCGCGCGCTCTCGCCCAGCCTGCCCATCTCCCCCGTCTTCGTCCGCTACCCGATGCGCCTGCCCCAGGGCGCGCCCCAGACGCTGTTCCGCATCACCCTCAGCCTGATGCCCGGCACGCTGAACGCGGACGTGGAGGGCGAGGAGCTGGTGGTGCACGCGCTCGTGGACCGGGGCGAGGTCATCCACCACGAGCTGGAGGACCTGGAGCGCCGCGTGCGCCGCCTGTTCGGCCTGGAGCCCTCACCCCCTCCGCCGGAGGGCGCTCATGCATGA
- a CDS encoding N,N-dimethylformamidase beta subunit family domain-containing protein, whose protein sequence is MGLSMVLTMWVGLMSAAPAGGEARLAGSTQWALSQPATGAQLEGYASATSVQRGEPIDIHVRTDSPRAVRWELYRMGHYGGAGSRRMASGGPVTLGPQPTPVADKTTGLIECRWPVSFTVATQASWPSGVYLLKLVRDDGPQSYVIFVVRADERKNTGVVLIPFTTFQAYNAWGGESLYATSLGLSGGHAKVASFDRPYVDGNGAGEYFYASHHFVLWAESKGYELNYVTNVDLDRDPSLLMGQKLFVSVGHDEYWSRPLKQAVDAALASGVNLAFLGSDTSCWLIRLEAGPTGTSRRRQVCYKDEAPQEDPKAGTNLMTVRWRNARLGEPENGLVGVMSDAWGLIPQPYVVRTPGAWPFAGTGLAQGDSILSVVGYEIDRAWSNGASPPGLVALAESPAISNKGEPNWHTSTLYTVPSGAFVFASGGISWSHGLSHPHFADLRVQRITDNVMRKAGLVPPLAGDTFGADDPKPVDRTGQSAGVSTFAGTAFQEGFVNGPATQARFRRPVGVAVDAQGNVFVADTGNHAVRRIANDAARTVSTIAGTGTPGVGEGAGATTALRSPQSIAIATDGTLYVADTGNHRIVRIARDERWTVSTFAGSKDGRQGKVDGVGTAARFQTPSSVTFAGADLYVADTFNHRLARISPDARVSTLIGARGSGSTNGPASQAKLHRPTGVAFGGGALWVVDTGNRLIRRVAMDAGFTTSTAAGAVTGGFSDGAGSAALFLPMLGAAHVQDRLLVTDTGNERIRAVVSGRARTYAGTGAHGARDGAAEQATFSLPAGIAGLPNGDVLVVDQGASTVRKLLAPAVAGGSRPVPRITGGPFSGTSAPLNVFLDATTSTATGAGRWIQRFRWELGDGATSDAAHLEHRYTRVGRYTVTLTATDDLGASASATQVIQVGPP, encoded by the coding sequence ATGGGGCTGTCGATGGTCCTGACGATGTGGGTGGGGCTGATGTCCGCCGCTCCGGCGGGCGGCGAGGCCCGGCTGGCTGGCAGCACGCAGTGGGCACTCAGCCAGCCGGCGACCGGCGCGCAGCTGGAGGGCTACGCCAGCGCGACGAGCGTGCAGCGGGGCGAGCCCATCGACATCCACGTGCGGACCGACAGCCCGCGCGCGGTGCGCTGGGAGCTGTACCGCATGGGCCACTACGGCGGCGCGGGCTCGCGGCGCATGGCGTCCGGAGGTCCCGTCACCCTCGGCCCGCAGCCCACGCCGGTGGCGGACAAGACGACGGGGCTCATCGAGTGCCGGTGGCCGGTGAGCTTCACCGTGGCGACGCAGGCCTCATGGCCCAGCGGTGTGTACCTGCTCAAGCTCGTGCGCGACGACGGGCCGCAGTCCTACGTCATCTTCGTGGTGCGGGCCGACGAGCGGAAGAACACGGGCGTGGTCCTGATTCCGTTCACCACGTTCCAGGCCTACAACGCCTGGGGCGGGGAGAGCCTCTACGCCACGTCCCTGGGACTGTCCGGAGGCCACGCGAAGGTCGCCTCGTTCGACCGTCCCTACGTGGATGGCAACGGCGCGGGCGAGTACTTCTACGCCTCCCACCACTTCGTGCTGTGGGCCGAGTCCAAGGGCTACGAGCTCAACTACGTCACCAACGTGGACCTGGACCGGGACCCCTCGCTGTTGATGGGGCAGAAGCTGTTCGTCTCGGTGGGGCATGACGAGTACTGGTCGCGTCCGCTCAAGCAGGCGGTGGACGCGGCGCTGGCGTCGGGGGTGAACCTGGCGTTCCTCGGCAGCGACACGAGTTGCTGGCTCATCCGCCTGGAGGCCGGGCCCACGGGGACGTCGCGGCGCAGGCAGGTCTGTTACAAGGACGAGGCGCCCCAGGAGGACCCGAAGGCGGGCACGAACCTCATGACGGTGCGCTGGCGCAACGCGCGCCTGGGTGAGCCGGAGAACGGCCTGGTGGGCGTGATGTCCGACGCGTGGGGCCTCATCCCTCAGCCCTACGTGGTGCGCACTCCCGGCGCCTGGCCCTTCGCCGGAACGGGGCTCGCGCAGGGCGACTCCATCCTCTCCGTGGTGGGCTACGAAATCGACCGTGCGTGGAGCAACGGCGCCTCTCCGCCGGGGCTCGTCGCGCTGGCCGAGTCACCGGCCATCAGCAACAAGGGCGAGCCCAACTGGCACACCTCCACCCTCTACACCGTGCCCTCCGGCGCGTTCGTCTTCGCCAGCGGCGGCATCTCCTGGTCTCACGGCCTGTCGCATCCGCACTTCGCGGACCTGCGCGTGCAGCGCATCACCGACAACGTGATGCGCAAGGCGGGCCTCGTGCCCCCGCTGGCGGGCGACACCTTCGGCGCGGACGACCCCAAGCCCGTGGACCGCACCGGGCAGTCCGCGGGCGTCTCCACCTTCGCGGGGACCGCGTTCCAGGAGGGCTTCGTCAACGGCCCCGCGACGCAGGCGCGCTTTCGTCGGCCGGTGGGCGTGGCGGTGGACGCGCAGGGCAACGTGTTCGTCGCGGACACGGGCAACCACGCGGTGCGACGCATCGCCAACGACGCGGCGCGCACCGTCAGCACCATCGCGGGCACGGGCACGCCGGGCGTGGGCGAGGGGGCCGGCGCGACGACGGCGCTGCGCTCACCGCAGTCCATCGCCATCGCCACCGACGGCACGCTCTACGTGGCGGACACGGGCAACCACCGCATCGTCCGCATCGCCCGGGACGAGCGCTGGACGGTGAGCACCTTCGCGGGCTCGAAGGACGGACGGCAGGGCAAGGTGGACGGCGTGGGCACCGCCGCGCGCTTCCAGACACCCTCCAGCGTGACGTTCGCCGGGGCGGACCTGTACGTGGCGGACACCTTCAACCACCGGCTCGCGCGCATCTCCCCGGACGCACGGGTGAGCACGCTGATTGGCGCGCGCGGTTCGGGCAGCACCAACGGCCCCGCCAGCCAGGCGAAGCTCCACCGGCCCACGGGCGTGGCCTTCGGCGGCGGCGCGCTGTGGGTGGTGGACACGGGCAATCGCCTCATCCGCCGCGTGGCGATGGACGCGGGCTTCACCACCTCCACCGCGGCGGGGGCCGTCACCGGCGGGTTCTCGGACGGCGCGGGCAGCGCGGCGCTGTTCCTGCCGATGCTCGGCGCGGCCCATGTCCAGGACCGGCTGCTGGTGACGGACACGGGCAACGAGCGCATCCGCGCCGTCGTCTCCGGCCGGGCGAGGACGTACGCGGGCACGGGCGCGCATGGGGCTCGGGATGGCGCGGCGGAGCAGGCCACCTTCAGCCTGCCCGCGGGCATCGCGGGCCTGCCGAACGGGGACGTGTTGGTGGTGGACCAGGGCGCGTCCACGGTGCGCAAGCTGCTCGCGCCCGCCGTGGCGGGGGGCTCGCGCCCCGTGCCGCGCATCACCGGCGGGCCCTTCTCGGGGACGAGCGCGCCCTTGAACGTGTTCCTCGACGCGACGACGAGCACCGCGACGGGCGCGGGGCGCTGGATTCAGCGCTTCCGGTGGGAGCTGGGCGACGGCGCCACGTCCGACGCGGCGCACCTGGAGCACCGCTACACCCGCGTGGGCCGCTACACCGTCACGCTCACCGCGACGGACGACCTGGGGGCGAGCGCCTCCGCCACCCAGGTCATCCAGGTGGGCCCGCCCTGA
- a CDS encoding alpha/beta fold hydrolase, with amino-acid sequence MSIVTTKDGARIFYKDWGTGRPVVFSHGWPLNSDSWDEQLQFVASNGHRAIAHDRRGHGRSTQTWSGHDMDTYADDLAAVLDALDVKDAVLVGFSTGGGEVARYIARHGTQRVAKAVLVGAVPPLMAKTASNPGGLPIEVFDDIRAGVLADRSQFFQDLTTPFFGANRPGAKVSQGARDAFWLAGMQCGLKPAYDCVKAFSETDQTEDLKKFDVPTLIIHGDDDQIVPIEGAARAAARLVKNSTLKVYAGAPHGLTVTHREQFNADLLAFLKS; translated from the coding sequence ATGAGCATCGTCACGACGAAGGATGGAGCGCGCATCTTCTACAAGGACTGGGGCACGGGTCGGCCCGTGGTCTTCAGCCACGGCTGGCCGCTGAACTCGGACAGCTGGGACGAGCAGCTCCAGTTCGTCGCCTCGAACGGCCATCGCGCCATCGCGCATGACCGCCGGGGCCACGGCCGCTCCACCCAGACGTGGTCCGGTCACGACATGGACACCTACGCCGACGACCTGGCCGCGGTGCTCGACGCGCTCGACGTGAAGGACGCGGTGCTGGTGGGCTTCTCCACGGGCGGCGGCGAGGTGGCGCGCTACATCGCGCGGCACGGCACCCAGCGCGTGGCCAAGGCGGTGCTCGTGGGCGCGGTGCCTCCGCTCATGGCGAAGACGGCCAGCAATCCGGGCGGCCTGCCCATCGAGGTCTTCGACGACATCCGCGCCGGCGTCCTCGCCGACCGCTCCCAGTTCTTCCAGGACCTCACCACGCCGTTCTTCGGCGCCAACCGCCCCGGCGCCAAGGTCTCCCAGGGCGCGCGCGACGCGTTCTGGCTGGCCGGCATGCAGTGCGGCCTCAAGCCCGCCTACGACTGCGTCAAGGCGTTCTCCGAGACGGACCAGACCGAGGACTTGAAGAAGTTCGACGTCCCCACGCTCATCATCCACGGCGATGACGACCAGATTGTCCCCATCGAGGGCGCGGCGCGCGCGGCGGCCCGGCTGGTGAAGAACTCCACGCTCAAGGTCTATGCCGGCGCTCCGCACGGCCTGACGGTGACGCACCGCGAGCAGTTCAACGCGGACCTGCTCGCCTTCCTGAAGTCTTGA